A stretch of Lactuca sativa cultivar Salinas chromosome 6, Lsat_Salinas_v11, whole genome shotgun sequence DNA encodes these proteins:
- the LOC122196274 gene encoding ATP synthase protein MI25, with protein MRLSSTNMQARKMLFAAILSIFASSSKKISIYNEEMIVARCFIGFIIFSRKSLGKTFKETLDGRIQAIQEESQQFLNPNEVVRPESNEQQRLLRISLRICGTVVESLPMARSAPKCEKTVQALLCRNLNVKSATLPNATSSRRIRLQDDLVTGFHFSVSERFVPGSTLKASIVELIREGLVVLRMIRVGAE; from the coding sequence ATGAGATTGAGTTCCACGAATATGCAGGCTAGAAAGATGCTATTTGCTGCTATTCTATCTATTTTTGCATCAAGTTCGAAGAAGATCTCAATCTATAATGAAGAAATGATAGTAGCTCGTTGTTTTATAGGCTTTATCATATTCAGTCGGAAGAGTTTAGGTAAGACTTTCAAAGAGACTCTCGACGGGAGAATCCAGGCTATTCAGGAAGAATCACAGCAATTCCTCAATCCTAACGAAGTAGTTCGTCCGGAATCCAATGAACAACAACGATTACTTAGGATCAGCTTGCGAATTTGTGGCACTGTAGTAGAATCATTACCAATGGCACGCAGTGCACCTAAGTGCGAAAAGACAGTGCAAGCTTTGTTATGCCGAAACCTAAATGTTAAGTCAGCAACACTTCCAAATGCCACTTCTTCCCGTCGCATCCGTCTTCAGGACGATCTAGTCACAGGTTTTCACTTCTCAGTGAGTGAAAGATTTGTCCCTGGGTCTACGTTGAAAGCTTCTATAGTAGAACTCATTCGGGAGGGCTTGGTGGTCTTAAGAATGATTCGGGTGGGGGCTGAATAA